A single window of Eucalyptus grandis isolate ANBG69807.140 chromosome 1, ASM1654582v1, whole genome shotgun sequence DNA harbors:
- the LOC104414750 gene encoding uncharacterized protein LOC104414750 — MSEKNSCPFLCEVLGDQQCRHPAHNNTPPARLGSDVGLKVPPRTPASTVEGNRGITAAQLLIQSQSLNPQNATLNQMEPSADTNVQPSGQPYGSTSGFPALRNSGSTAARLPMQPQSLHSQHATWNPIIGGLNQMEPSPYTYVQPSGSFPGNGGITSAGLPIHVQSLNSQNAPQNQIYGPSSSFLAPSKLNFLPVL; from the exons ATGTCAGAGAAGAACTCGTGTCCTTTTCTGTGTGAAGTTCTAGGAGATCAACAATGCCGCCATCCAGCTCACAACAATACGCCTCCAGCGAGATTGGGCAGTGATGTTGGTTTGAAAGTACCTCCGAGAACTCCAGCATCCACAGTGGAAG gAAATCGGGGCATTACTGCTGCTCAATTGCTAATACAATCCCAAAGTCTCAATCCCCAAAATGCCACGTTGAACCAAATGGAGCCTTCAGCAGATACAAATGTGCAGCCATCAGGACAACCGTACGGGTCAACATCAGGCTTCCCAGCTTTAA GAAACAGTGGTAGTACTGCTGCTCGATTGCCAATGCAACCACAAAGTCTCCATTCCCAACATGCCACGTGGAACCCGATTATTGGTGGTTTGAACCAAATGGAGCCTTCACCATATACTTACGTACAGCCATCCGGAAGTTTCCCAG gaAACGGTGGTATTACTTCTGCTGGATTGCCAATACACGTACAGAGTCTCAATTCCCAAAATGCCCCGCAGAACCAAATTTACGGGCCATCATCAAGCTTCCTAGCTCCCAGTAAGTTGAATTTTCTCCCTGTATTGTAG